ACTACGACTCGACTTCTGTGGGTCGTGCGACGCGAACGTGGTGGGCGACGGATTCGGGCAGTGATATGGCGTCCTCGCGTCCGTTCGGGCGAGCGGTCACCATCCCGAACGGCGCGACCTCGACGATCTCGAGCTCGATGCCGGGCTCGATGCCGTGATCGGCGAGATACGAGAGGATCTCGGGGTCGCGGTCGGCTACCTCCTCGACGACGACGACGTCGCCTTCCTCGAACTCGGTGACCGACTTCCCGTCCGGACGTTCGGGGGGTTCGAGGTCCGCGCTCGGGATCGGCGACCCGTGAGGATCGACCGTCGGCTCCTCGAGGGCAGCCGCGACGCGAGCCTCGAAGTCCTCGCTGATGTGGTGCTCGAGCCGATCGGCCTCCTCGTGGACCTCCGACCAGTCGTAATCGAGGTGTTCGGTGAGATACGACT
This genomic window from Natronococcus occultus SP4 contains:
- a CDS encoding metal-dependent transcriptional regulator, which codes for MMLSDVMEDYLKAIYQLQQGTDDRIKTSAIAEELDVTSPTVTSMLEKLEERGLIDRKKYRGVTLTDEGETVALEVVRHHRLLESYLTEHLDYDWSEVHEEADRLEHHISEDFEARVAAALEEPTVDPHGSPIPSADLEPPERPDGKSVTEFEEGDVVVVEEVADRDPEILSYLADHGIEPGIELEIVEVAPFGMVTARPNGREDAISLPESVAHHVRVARPTEVES